Below is a window of Leguminivora glycinivorella isolate SPB_JAAS2020 chromosome 11, LegGlyc_1.1, whole genome shotgun sequence DNA.
ataaccctaatataagctgtctaaggacaggtatgctatagcagtcgaaaaattcccatacaaaatattggtgtcccagaggggtgactgagcgtccgcgaacgtgttaaacgtgttctatatgatttatcactattaacataggttatattggtaataaaaatcatcgtaaattttctgtctctggcgccttagtaaatactatgggaaaattcgcaacttcgtactgctctaactcctaaataagtaggtttttcaagcaacttcattctataaaagatgcttattttaatgcaatctttcatgtttttaaattacaaacactcaaaaataataaatgaaaatttttaacaaaaattttctaagtcctaaaatcgggccccttttgcttataccccaaccgtccatacacaaaccacttgctcttgcttggtggccttgaggaacgggacaatgacgtcatctttttcgtgcatgctgcccgtagtaacgagttattagacgttatcacgtcaaaaatgtTTACTGAATTTCATAATCTTCCTAAATATCGAAGTCGGAATTAGTATTTCCCGCGCCATAATAAGGCTAGTTACGAAATAATGGCTAAattattgcatattttttggtTATTTAAAATTGTACTCTATTTTATTACGTTAAAGTGCAATATATAATTCACAAATTATAACAAACATTAGCGCATTTATCTTCAAACTTAATGTGTAATGTTGCCAGGTAATAAATTACTTTTGTTTCTCTTTATTTCCTTATGTTGGCTAACTTAGAAGCATATCTCAATTAATCTGGTATGCAGCTTGCATGCAGAGGCAAATTGTTGATAATCTATGAATCTATCGcatctatttttaaataaaaaaaaatacgtcaatGTCAAGTTAAAGCTTCCATTCGTTTTCTTTTACATTCCATTTTTTCTgtataataaatgtaattagatCCCGTATCTTTATTAAACATTCGGCTTTAGGCCCACGTTCAAGTAAGTCGTAGATATCGTCTCGTCATGTTGTTTATTAGTTGGTGAATGTGGGTGTCTCAATCGGCCTTGAGTCACATTCGCATTATCACACGCAAGAAAAAACTTTGCTTATCGCTGAAGCGGATCTAGAAACGAGTATTACTTTGTTGCAGAGTTTGATGGATCCTTGGGGCAGCGAAATTGCCGAAGAAACTGTAGTTTCGCCGAAATTTGAAGACGATTTCACGCCCGCGCTCGACTCGGGAAAATTATCCGATTCGGCTGAATACTTGGCTATCTTAGGTATTTATATTAGTGATCAATTattgtaatttgtttttaatgATTTTGGAACTGGTTCCGGTTGGTTACACCACAGAATTGTAACAATATGCATATTAAATTGCAACAGGGTTTCTGATTACATTCCGTCATCGGACACCGTGGTCTACGGTTGCAGTTTTAGTGGTTTTTGCCGTTCTCTACTTCACTTACCCTGCGGCGCTGCTTCTGGTTGTTACAAAGACATAATTTGACATTTTCAGAGCGTAAATTGAAGTCAATTCGAGCTAAGAACAAGGTTGTGGAGAACTTGGCGGCGTACCGCGCGGATTGCATCGACCGGTTGATGCGAGAGGGCTGCGACTTGGACCCCGTCATCGGCGACACCGAGGAAGACCAGCTCATCGAAGAAGAAGAACCTCAGTAAACCAAACTGTAAGTAATCATGGCTTCATCATCTTCAAACAACATTGACCTTTCTGGGCCCACTTACGTTGTGTTGAGTGGAGCTTCCCAGGGCATCGGGCGAGCCATAGCTGTAGAAATATCTAAACTCCTCGGTCCAAACTCCTTGATGTTGCTGCTGGCGCGTAACAAGGTGGAACTGGCTGTGACAGCGGGCCTGTGCGAATCTGACaaggtaaaagttatatttaactCCATAGACTTGTCGAAAGCATCCAATGATGAAATGAAAGCTGTAATGAACAATTCACTTGCTGGACAGAAAGTCACTGACTTCAACACCAGTGTGATCTTCCACAATGTTGGCTCTCTTGGAAACTTGGCTGTGGAGACATTCCGTATGGACAATATGGAAGAACTGAGAGAATACTATGACCTTAATGTTTTTAAGGTGATCAGTATGAATACCCAATTTCTGAAGATCTTTGAAGAAGTTGAAGACAGAGTGGTTATTGTGAACATTACATCTCTGTGTGCTATCAAGCCGATGAGTGGCATGGCATACTACTGCAGTGGAAAAGCAGCTCGGGAGATGTATTTCAAAGTGCTTGCGGAAGAGAAAAAGCAGATTAGAGTTCTAAACTATTCCCCAGGCCCGGTGGAGACAGCTATGATTGATTATGTCTTAGCGGAAACGGTGAATGAGAATCTCAGAGATGTGTTTACTACATTTAAGAATCAGGGTACCCTTCTGAAGCCTGAGATGACGGCTAAGAAGTGCATGCGCGTGCTGCAGGCGGGCAGGTTCGCTCCGGGTGAACACGTTGATTACTTTGATGATGAGTAATCTTTTCTTCTTTGAATTTTTAGGAATTTAGGTGGAGTTCTTTGACAGTTAACATCAGTGCCATTTTTACccgaatttattttaattaattcttGATGATTGTTACCTAAATGTGTACATAATGTtacatgttaataaaaaaatttgccaCTTTATAATAACTTTTTAAACTCAATTTGACTTCATCAAATACATTTGCCAAATAAAGCCAAGTGAATAGCCTAAACTAAGGCCTAACAACTTGCTTAGAACTCCTTCTAGATAATCAAATTTTCCTGAAAAAGATGCCACTTTGTCCATTGTAAAGGGGTCAATTCACACTCAAAAATGGTTCCCAGACTGTAAGAAACATTCTTAtaggtagatgtcgctatacgccaccctaaggcgtttAGGCATggagggaaggcatggaaaaATTCGCACGTATCCAGCAGGGCTCCGGGGCTAAGTTGGTCATAGTGACTGTTCCATCAAAGCAGTGGGTTGCAGGTTTTAGTTCTGCCAGAGGTGtgaattttccatttttcctttaatttaaaaatatgcagactaagggccagttgcatcaaccacatttgacagacacatcatcgtcacgcagcagacgtctatggaacttcccatacaagaaaatttaacgaacgctttaacggtgacagacggtttggtgcaaccgaccctaagagTTCTTTAGCTCTCTAGTGATAAGTAGCTTTCTTACTACTC
It encodes the following:
- the LOC125231132 gene encoding uncharacterized protein LOC125231132 isoform X2, encoding MDPWGSEIAEETVVSPKFEDDFTPALDSGKLSDSAEYLAILERKLKSIRAKNKVVENLAAYRADCIDRLMREGCDLDPVIGDTEEDQLIEEEEPQ
- the LOC125231132 gene encoding sepiapterin reductase-like isoform X1, with translation MASSSSNNIDLSGPTYVVLSGASQGIGRAIAVEISKLLGPNSLMLLLARNKVELAVTAGLCESDKVKVIFNSIDLSKASNDEMKAVMNNSLAGQKVTDFNTSVIFHNVGSLGNLAVETFRMDNMEELREYYDLNVFKVISMNTQFLKIFEEVEDRVVIVNITSLCAIKPMSGMAYYCSGKAAREMYFKVLAEEKKQIRVLNYSPGPVETAMIDYVLAETVNENLRDVFTTFKNQGTLLKPEMTAKKCMRVLQAGRFAPGEHVDYFDDE